The following proteins are encoded in a genomic region of Phycisphaerae bacterium:
- a CDS encoding glycosyltransferase family 39 protein, which produces MQAYETALLALAILAGLSVRLVFFTGLIGSDDLTYADAARYMFSSEHERPFEDATAGGVAIRRIGLNLPLFLAMQAFGVSEQSLALAPLLFSLAGIPIVWGLLRLWAGPGAGLTAAWLWALLPVDVYTATLWLPDNVFATVFATFLLFLALSERSQTGRWAALFAGVALGYLEYVKEIAYVFIVPLAAHAAYTWWRTRRLNTRVIYVVVGFVFVQVLAAWYFWSQGGHPLVFWRMAFLRYTDVMLHFDQRNPFPQNLVLTWRYLTEQWAFGYGVVVFAPLMLIGLLSKSTPMRGRLFMFLLLQAYIVYEGVKLGHWTQRYLLQASPTVLALVVMGLWVLLSRLPQPRNRRALALAGTALVLATGVALRPERQQHGRFRAQVLRDAHAYLAANAAADDPIYLVASNEYWKGAVPFYTKRALELLSGHRPFKGGFHDLAEAYAAQSGWVVLSHLEGQYLNLGLNGRIWGIASNWLEVFRAQTPQNRRYYASVYKILPAVPPAFVCIIDKPMLPAPLPDVSRHHFEPAVLFGSLEGLRSPRWSRRLASQEIQATEEGLRCALVAEAGADQSSRGGVRLRVPGLAALVADLEIAQPENVRSVCIYANGNASRDTIKWQWRLSDAQRRGPNFRTRIALVPGKPAGYFRASGDLPPEEVREVHVFVELNPGTAAGFTLRELQVAAPTAAPADEPAAFTTIALDGPPDSYRLRNIGASRSADVHTWARGLRCDIVGDPDSQAHQYGGFQLPVDGLHALRFKLGLIDPQNIVGVWVDGLDERRARVLRWEWLLSAERPAFDVGQTYTLQPEQSDGYFETVTAGDGAAVREIRVFARIKPGTEAGLLLWAADVEPVEEKAIGAATAPVTSSDDVSNAP; this is translated from the coding sequence CTGCCGCTGTTCCTGGCGATGCAGGCCTTCGGCGTGAGCGAACAATCGCTGGCCCTGGCCCCGCTGCTGTTCAGCCTGGCGGGCATCCCCATTGTGTGGGGCCTGCTGCGACTCTGGGCGGGCCCGGGAGCCGGCCTGACGGCCGCCTGGCTCTGGGCACTGCTGCCGGTCGACGTCTACACGGCGACGCTCTGGCTGCCGGACAACGTCTTCGCGACGGTGTTCGCCACGTTCCTGCTGTTCCTGGCGTTGTCCGAGCGCTCGCAAACGGGGCGGTGGGCAGCGCTGTTCGCCGGGGTCGCACTGGGTTATCTCGAGTACGTCAAAGAGATCGCGTACGTCTTCATCGTCCCGCTCGCCGCCCACGCGGCGTACACCTGGTGGCGGACACGCCGGCTGAATACCCGGGTGATCTACGTCGTTGTCGGCTTCGTCTTCGTCCAGGTGCTGGCGGCGTGGTATTTCTGGAGCCAGGGCGGGCATCCGCTCGTGTTCTGGAGGATGGCGTTTCTGCGCTACACCGACGTGATGCTACACTTCGACCAGCGCAACCCGTTCCCGCAGAACCTCGTGCTCACCTGGCGCTACCTGACGGAGCAGTGGGCGTTTGGCTACGGGGTGGTGGTGTTCGCGCCGCTCATGCTCATCGGCCTCCTGTCCAAGTCAACGCCCATGCGCGGGCGGCTGTTCATGTTCCTGCTGCTCCAGGCGTACATCGTGTACGAGGGCGTCAAGCTCGGGCACTGGACGCAACGCTACCTGCTCCAGGCCTCCCCCACGGTGCTCGCGCTGGTGGTCATGGGGCTCTGGGTGCTGCTGAGCCGCCTGCCCCAGCCGCGGAACCGCCGGGCTCTGGCGCTCGCCGGCACGGCGCTGGTGCTCGCCACCGGCGTCGCGTTGCGCCCGGAGCGACAGCAGCACGGTCGTTTTCGCGCGCAAGTGCTGCGCGACGCGCACGCCTACCTGGCGGCCAACGCGGCGGCGGACGATCCGATCTATCTCGTCGCGAGCAATGAATACTGGAAGGGTGCCGTGCCGTTCTACACGAAGCGGGCCCTGGAACTGCTCTCCGGACACCGTCCGTTCAAAGGCGGCTTCCACGATCTGGCGGAGGCGTACGCCGCGCAATCCGGCTGGGTGGTTCTGTCGCACCTGGAAGGGCAATACCTGAATCTCGGCCTCAACGGTCGGATCTGGGGCATCGCGTCGAACTGGCTGGAAGTCTTTCGCGCCCAGACGCCCCAGAACCGCCGGTACTACGCCAGCGTGTACAAGATTCTGCCCGCCGTCCCGCCCGCATTCGTCTGCATCATCGACAAGCCCATGCTGCCGGCCCCGTTGCCGGATGTCTCCAGGCATCACTTTGAACCGGCGGTGCTCTTCGGCAGCCTGGAGGGCCTGCGCAGTCCGCGCTGGAGCCGTCGCCTCGCGTCGCAGGAAATCCAGGCGACGGAGGAGGGACTGCGCTGCGCGCTCGTCGCCGAGGCGGGCGCAGACCAGTCCTCACGCGGCGGGGTGCGGCTGCGCGTGCCGGGCTTGGCTGCGCTCGTCGCCGACCTGGAAATCGCCCAGCCCGAAAACGTGCGCTCCGTGTGCATTTATGCGAATGGAAACGCGTCGCGGGACACCATCAAGTGGCAATGGCGCCTGTCTGACGCGCAGCGCCGGGGACCCAATTTCCGCACGCGCATCGCGCTCGTGCCGGGCAAGCCGGCCGGCTACTTCCGGGCCAGCGGCGACCTGCCGCCGGAAGAGGTACGCGAGGTGCACGTGTTCGTCGAGCTCAACCCCGGCACCGCGGCGGGTTTCACGCTGCGCGAGCTGCAGGTCGCGGCGCCCACCGCGGCACCTGCCGACGAACCCGCGGCATTCACCACCATCGCGCTCGACGGCCCACCGGACAGCTATCGCCTGCGGAACATCGGGGCCAGCCGCAGCGCGGACGTGCACACGTGGGCGCGCGGCTTGCGCTGCGACATCGTTGGCGACCCGGATAGTCAAGCGCACCAGTACGGCGGGTTCCAACTGCCGGTGGACGGGCTGCATGCCCTGCGCTTCAAGCTCGGGCTCATCGACCCGCAGAACATCGTCGGCGTGTGGGTGGACGGGCTGGACGAGCGACGCGCGCGCGTGCTGCGCTGGGAGTGGTTGCTGTCGGCGGAACGCCCGGCGTTCGATGTAGGACAGACATATACGTTGCAGCCGGAGCAATCGGACGGCTACTTCGAGACAGTCACCGCAGGCGACGGCGCGGCCGTACGCGAGATCAGGGTGTTCGCCCGGATCAAGCCCGGCACGGAAGCTGGCCTGCTGCTTTGGGCGGCTGATGTGGAACCGGTCGAGGAGAAGGCGATTGGTGCCGCGACCGCGCCGGTAACGTCAAGCGACGACGTGAGCAACGCCCCATGA